Proteins encoded by one window of Mesorhizobium sp. INR15:
- a CDS encoding LysR substrate-binding domain-containing protein: MAAPLDLNLLKTFVAVVESGSLSNAAPRVGRSQSAVSMQMQRLEEMVGNQLLVRGPRTVTPNAIGEDFLIYARRLLKLSDEAWASVTRPKETGSVRLGVPDDYAAFLLPPVLSRFAADHPLVTVELICEQSTALVKTLAEGRLDLAIVTRLPEQALDVIRLERFVWVASPNHVAWEADPLPVALFEPGCAARMNVLQALGDADRSYRCTYSSASLLGLIAVVQAGLAVAGLAQRSVPPSLRIIGGNEGLPVLPDLEIGILRNPLSTTPAVERLNDFLRRDLAQHA; encoded by the coding sequence ATGGCCGCTCCGCTTGACCTCAATCTGCTCAAGACTTTTGTCGCTGTCGTCGAGAGCGGCAGTCTTTCCAATGCCGCGCCTCGGGTTGGCCGCAGCCAGTCGGCGGTCAGCATGCAGATGCAGCGGCTGGAGGAGATGGTCGGCAACCAGCTTCTGGTGCGGGGTCCGAGAACCGTCACCCCAAATGCCATTGGCGAGGATTTCCTGATCTATGCGCGCCGGCTGTTGAAACTGTCGGATGAGGCCTGGGCGAGCGTCACCCGGCCGAAGGAGACAGGCAGCGTGCGCCTTGGCGTTCCGGACGATTATGCGGCGTTCCTTTTGCCACCCGTGCTGTCGCGCTTCGCCGCGGATCATCCTCTGGTGACGGTGGAGTTGATCTGCGAACAATCGACCGCACTCGTGAAGACGCTTGCCGAGGGCCGGCTCGACCTGGCGATCGTCACCCGCTTGCCGGAGCAAGCCCTCGACGTGATCCGGCTGGAGCGCTTCGTCTGGGTCGCCTCACCCAACCATGTCGCCTGGGAGGCCGACCCGCTTCCCGTTGCCTTGTTCGAGCCCGGCTGCGCTGCCAGGATGAATGTCCTGCAAGCGCTTGGCGACGCCGATCGCTCCTACCGCTGCACCTATTCCAGCGCCTCGCTGCTTGGCCTGATCGCGGTTGTCCAGGCAGGACTGGCCGTGGCCGGTCTCGCCCAGCGCAGCGTGCCGCCCTCGCTGCGCATCATCGGCGGCAATGAAGGGCTGCCCGTGCTGCCGGATCTTGAGATTGGCATCTTGCGCAACCCGCTGTCGACAACGCCTGCGGTTGAGCGGCTGAATGATTTCCTGCGTCGTGACCTGGCACAGCATGCCTGA
- a CDS encoding DMT family transporter, producing MADASTARFPAANLALAMVIAGTVGAFVTESGLHPVAVVFWRCVFGAVFLAIWCLLRGYLPDRTLSLSRLGLAALAGACMVLSWTAFFAGFAMTSIATTTIVYHVQPFFVVLIGVVFLKERISPDQLLWMLGAFLGVVLASGLVAAHGQVDANRALGIALTLGAALLYAVATILAKGLGQQRAEITVLCQTVVGVVMLAPFAGISQPIAPASWGWLIGIGVLHTGIAYVLMNSAYPRLTTPVIGVITFIYPVVAIIVDWAIYAHPLGLAQAAGMALIALASLGVRLGWRFPRRRSVAA from the coding sequence ATGGCAGACGCATCGACAGCCCGCTTTCCGGCCGCGAACCTCGCCTTGGCAATGGTGATCGCCGGCACCGTCGGCGCGTTCGTGACGGAATCCGGCCTGCATCCCGTCGCCGTGGTTTTCTGGCGCTGCGTGTTCGGTGCGGTGTTCCTGGCAATTTGGTGCCTGCTGCGCGGCTATCTGCCTGACAGGACGCTCTCACTATCCCGGCTTGGCCTTGCAGCGCTGGCCGGTGCCTGCATGGTGCTAAGCTGGACGGCCTTCTTCGCCGGCTTCGCCATGACGTCGATCGCCACGACGACAATCGTCTATCATGTCCAGCCGTTCTTCGTCGTGCTGATCGGCGTGGTCTTCCTCAAGGAGCGCATCTCGCCTGATCAGCTTCTATGGATGCTAGGGGCGTTTCTCGGTGTCGTGCTGGCCAGCGGCCTTGTCGCCGCGCATGGTCAGGTCGATGCCAACAGGGCGCTCGGCATCGCGCTGACGCTGGGCGCAGCCTTGCTCTATGCTGTCGCGACGATCCTCGCCAAGGGCCTCGGCCAGCAACGTGCGGAAATCACCGTGCTTTGCCAGACGGTGGTGGGCGTTGTCATGCTCGCCCCGTTCGCCGGGATCAGCCAGCCCATCGCGCCGGCATCCTGGGGCTGGCTGATCGGCATCGGCGTGCTGCACACGGGCATTGCCTACGTGCTGATGAATTCAGCCTATCCGCGCCTGACGACACCGGTAATCGGCGTCATTACCTTCATCTATCCGGTCGTCGCCATCATCGTCGACTGGGCAATCTACGCGCATCCGCTTGGGTTGGCGCAGGCCGCAGGCATGGCGCTGATCGCACTGGCCTCGCTCGGTGTCCGGCTTGGCTGGCGGTTTCCACGAAGGCGGAGCGTAGCGGCGTGA
- a CDS encoding ATP-binding protein: protein MDTGLTTISEAAIEKHRATAQSFITRIVVLEDPARESGTALAGTNRRFVSTVSVGSVRRTREVELSKTVGAIHPDDQLLTIAQHTLLFRARRGAAIALAISDVFAEGSDLESLQARNVRAPLEGDDAATFKKLLSASAYISAFSLASYLFQLIDSDGEAPNDTQEPDFLFDTPQDAVKSILAGLDKAVAGSADDADLMTRARAFARVAIDGLLARKGRFDGIGPFENAHIRIEADDFTLDGFDVAPGKRSKPLVMTFKKPEEVVGNHIAKYQSVKLAKMLMAYDFERELNPFVELGGFLFTFIGDGAPGTGKTTLIQMIAGLVNGYCQVAGYPFAYENFGVDQISSYQGKSGQNCRQFINNVLNPRVIGFGTIDDIDQVAARRSDDRASAGQQEITGVLMDAFAGAATVVRGNCSFGMFSNYPENVDDALRQRAGARWLVDGPQTRDDYIDIFVLLAGKNHKIPLGDHKLYAAQEIQRAVTEAYEEHEKPQEDGLMKVYERYMKESGEPKSMADIGTYLHLIKDAEPRFTGRAIKNVTDAIKMRAMDIELPDDWFEKPEAFMHKGYDEKKAMIEELRGPFSMDMVMQEINRYADSEFRYSDKSDDAAVEKLLRDVRLRERAAREMEEMKKKGLWNA, encoded by the coding sequence ATGGACACCGGCCTGACCACGATTTCGGAAGCCGCGATCGAAAAGCACCGCGCCACGGCGCAGAGCTTCATCACCCGCATCGTGGTGCTGGAGGATCCGGCGCGCGAATCCGGCACGGCGCTGGCCGGCACCAACCGGCGCTTCGTCTCGACAGTCTCGGTCGGCTCGGTGCGCCGCACGCGCGAGGTCGAGCTCTCCAAAACCGTTGGCGCCATCCATCCGGACGACCAGTTGCTGACCATCGCGCAGCACACGCTGCTGTTTCGGGCACGGCGCGGTGCCGCGATCGCTCTGGCCATATCAGATGTCTTCGCCGAGGGGTCCGACCTCGAGAGCCTGCAGGCGCGCAACGTCCGCGCGCCGCTTGAAGGCGACGATGCCGCCACGTTCAAGAAGCTTCTTTCAGCCTCGGCCTATATCTCGGCCTTCAGCCTGGCATCCTATCTGTTCCAGCTGATCGACAGCGACGGCGAGGCGCCCAACGACACGCAGGAGCCGGACTTCCTGTTCGACACGCCGCAGGACGCGGTCAAGTCGATCCTGGCCGGCCTCGACAAGGCGGTTGCCGGATCGGCTGACGATGCCGATCTGATGACCAGGGCGCGCGCCTTCGCCCGCGTCGCCATCGATGGGCTTCTGGCACGCAAGGGCCGCTTCGACGGCATCGGCCCGTTCGAGAATGCCCATATCCGCATCGAAGCCGACGACTTCACCCTCGATGGCTTTGACGTCGCGCCTGGCAAGCGGTCGAAGCCGCTGGTGATGACTTTCAAGAAACCGGAAGAGGTCGTTGGCAACCACATCGCCAAATACCAGTCGGTCAAGCTCGCCAAGATGCTGATGGCCTATGATTTCGAGCGTGAGCTCAACCCTTTCGTCGAGCTCGGCGGCTTCCTGTTCACCTTCATCGGCGACGGTGCGCCCGGCACCGGCAAGACGACGCTGATCCAGATGATCGCCGGCCTCGTCAACGGTTACTGCCAGGTCGCCGGCTATCCCTTCGCCTACGAGAATTTCGGCGTCGACCAAATCTCCTCCTATCAGGGCAAGTCAGGCCAGAATTGCCGCCAGTTCATCAACAACGTCCTGAACCCGCGCGTCATTGGCTTCGGCACCATCGACGACATCGACCAGGTTGCGGCGCGTCGCTCCGACGACCGCGCCTCGGCTGGCCAGCAGGAAATCACCGGCGTCTTGATGGATGCCTTCGCCGGTGCGGCCACCGTCGTGCGCGGCAATTGCTCGTTCGGCATGTTTTCCAACTACCCCGAGAATGTCGATGATGCGCTGCGCCAGCGCGCCGGTGCCCGCTGGCTGGTCGACGGACCGCAAACGCGAGACGACTATATCGACATCTTCGTCCTGCTCGCCGGCAAGAACCACAAAATCCCACTCGGCGACCACAAGCTCTACGCCGCGCAGGAGATCCAGCGTGCCGTCACCGAAGCCTATGAGGAGCATGAGAAGCCTCAGGAAGATGGGCTGATGAAGGTCTATGAGCGCTACATGAAGGAGAGCGGCGAGCCGAAATCGATGGCCGACATCGGCACCTACCTGCACCTGATCAAGGATGCCGAACCGCGTTTCACCGGCCGCGCCATCAAGAACGTCACCGACGCCATCAAGATGCGCGCCATGGACATCGAGCTTCCCGATGACTGGTTCGAGAAGCCGGAAGCCTTCATGCACAAGGGCTACGATGAGAAGAAGGCCATGATCGAGGAACTGCGCGGCCCGTTCTCGATGGATATGGTGATGCAGGAGATCAACCGCTACGCCGACAGCGAGTTCCGCTACTCCGACAAGTCAGACGATGCCGCGGTGGAAAAGCTGCTGCGCGACGTACGGTTGCGCGAACGCGCGGCACGCGAGATGGAGGAGATGAAGAAGAAGGGGCTGTGGAATGCGTGA
- a CDS encoding cytochrome c family protein has protein sequence MFRAASSAGVILLGSMVAAHAGGDPALGKKVFNRCIACHEAATDRDKVGPHLMGVVGRTAGSAESFLGHYSEAMKSAGAAGLIWDEANLAEYLKAPKLKVPGNKMAFAGLSNDDDIANVIAYLKADPKP, from the coding sequence ATGTTTCGAGCCGCTTCGTCCGCCGGTGTCATCCTTCTTGGCAGCATGGTTGCCGCTCACGCGGGTGGCGACCCGGCGCTGGGCAAGAAGGTCTTCAACCGCTGCATCGCCTGCCATGAAGCAGCCACCGACCGCGACAAGGTCGGCCCGCACCTGATGGGCGTCGTTGGCCGGACCGCAGGCTCCGCAGAGAGCTTCCTTGGCCATTATTCAGAAGCGATGAAAAGCGCCGGCGCCGCCGGATTGATCTGGGATGAAGCCAACCTTGCTGAATATCTCAAGGCACCCAAGCTGAAAGTTCCCGGCAACAAGATGGCCTTTGCCGGCCTGAGCAACGATGACGACATCGCCAATGTCATCGCCTATCTGAAGGCCGATCCCAAGCCCTGA